Proteins found in one Aethina tumida isolate Nest 87 chromosome 1, icAetTumi1.1, whole genome shotgun sequence genomic segment:
- the LOC109599211 gene encoding uncharacterized protein LOC109599211: MGALDSFLEYIFESGTMAAGLFTLIILAIIIVTGWHPMQGRRKPPQELYISTSHGDASIIMIHQADTRIFDTSSISFGLTSFFNGNETNRQRLNSLLLIPLDGLLRQERNRLFREYRRNVRSDFGLRRNHVDEVIRENSSQTSHRTTTFTTRERIKEVTDNVTQTSNHDIGLSASEIATQTSSSPPPQQESDSDKRMEQAVQVNTIDVPVGVDNSGRVVVCRPRSSIMNLDFAQMNVNERSRQ; this comes from the exons ATGGGTGCTTTAGACTCCTTCCTTGAGTACATATTTGAGTCTGGAACTATGGCAGCAGGCCTATTCACATTAATTATCTTGGCCATCATAATTGTAACCGGTTGGCATCCAATGCAAGGACGTAGAAAACCACCGCAAG AACTCTACATATCTACCTCTCACGGAGACGCTAGTATCATAATGATACATCAGGCTGACACGCGAATATTTGATACTTCAAGCATCAGCTTTGGGCTAACCTCATTTTTTAACGGCAATGAAACAAACAGGCAACGTTTGAATAGTTTATTGCTAATACCTTTAGATGGATTATTGAGACAAGAAAGAAATAGACTTTTCCGTGAATACAGGAGGAATGTCAGATCAGATTTCGGTCTGCGCCGAAATCACGTGGATGAGGTGATCCGAGAGAATTCGTCGCAGACTTCTCATCGCACGACTACATTTACAACAAGGGAAAGAATTAAGGAAGTCACCGACAACGTGACGCAGACATCCAATCATGACATTGGTCTAAGTGCTAGTGAAATTGCAACGCAAACCTCTAGTAGCCCACCACCACAACAAGAAAGCGACTCCGATAAACGAATGGAGCAAGCTGTTCAAGTCAACACTATTGATGTACCAGTGGGAGTCGACAACTCTGGCAGAGTTGTTGTTTGTCGCCCAAGATCTAGCATTATGAATCTAGATTTTGCTCAAATGAATGTTAATGAACGTTCTAGACAATAA
- the LOC109599219 gene encoding uncharacterized protein LOC109599219 isoform X1 codes for MIDVSSTIFKYLTNSTIITGGSLLIIFYIFSDFIKRFLTPAQPMTVSQEDNGLSRRSRKSLVTVHQTDTRIFKASGSTSGLVSPTIPFERRSFNKIDQLLSISASRHVRRIKAKILKKRHLKNNKNSTAILERKETLEDFTDYQDDFVPLEACKKEYKMETVPQVYTYKNDSVENGSSQIKLDFLDHKEWAKETEQFL; via the exons ATGATCGATGTTTCCAgcaccatttttaaatatcttaccaATTCAACAATCATAACTGGAGGCTCACTCTTGATAATCTTCTACATCTTCAGTGATTTTATAAAGAGATTTTTGACTCCCGCCCAACCCATGACAGTATCACAAG AAGATAACGGATTATCTCGCCGTTCACGTAAAAGTTTGGTCACCGTACATCAAACCGACACAAGAATATTCAAGGCGTCTGGATCAACTTCCGGACTCGTCTCGCCCACCATCCCGTTCGAGAGACGGAGTTTCAACAAAATTGACCAACTACTCTCAATATCCGCAAGTAGACACGTAAGAAGAATAAAAGCCAAGATTCTCAAGAAACGCCATTTGAAGAATAACAAGAACAGTACTGCAATTTTGGAGAGGAAGGAAACTTTGGAAGATTTCACCGATTACCAGGACGATTTTGTACCGTTAGAAGCGTGTAAAAAAGAGTACAAAATGGAAACTGTTCCTCAGGTATATACTTATAAAAATGACAGTGTTGAAAACGGCTccagccaaataaaattagatttcctCGATCATAAAGAGTGGGCTAA
- the LOC109599219 gene encoding uncharacterized protein LOC109599219 isoform X2, whose protein sequence is MIDVSSTIFKYLTNSTIITGGSLLIIFYIFSDFIKRFLTPAQPMTVSQDNGLSRRSRKSLVTVHQTDTRIFKASGSTSGLVSPTIPFERRSFNKIDQLLSISASRHVRRIKAKILKKRHLKNNKNSTAILERKETLEDFTDYQDDFVPLEACKKEYKMETVPQVYTYKNDSVENGSSQIKLDFLDHKEWAKETEQFL, encoded by the exons ATGATCGATGTTTCCAgcaccatttttaaatatcttaccaATTCAACAATCATAACTGGAGGCTCACTCTTGATAATCTTCTACATCTTCAGTGATTTTATAAAGAGATTTTTGACTCCCGCCCAACCCATGACAGTATCACAAG ATAACGGATTATCTCGCCGTTCACGTAAAAGTTTGGTCACCGTACATCAAACCGACACAAGAATATTCAAGGCGTCTGGATCAACTTCCGGACTCGTCTCGCCCACCATCCCGTTCGAGAGACGGAGTTTCAACAAAATTGACCAACTACTCTCAATATCCGCAAGTAGACACGTAAGAAGAATAAAAGCCAAGATTCTCAAGAAACGCCATTTGAAGAATAACAAGAACAGTACTGCAATTTTGGAGAGGAAGGAAACTTTGGAAGATTTCACCGATTACCAGGACGATTTTGTACCGTTAGAAGCGTGTAAAAAAGAGTACAAAATGGAAACTGTTCCTCAGGTATATACTTATAAAAATGACAGTGTTGAAAACGGCTccagccaaataaaattagatttcctCGATCATAAAGAGTGGGCTAA